A single genomic interval of Flavobacterium sp. N2820 harbors:
- a CDS encoding DUF1304 domain-containing protein, with translation MYVISKILIAIIALFHLYFLWLEMFAWTTKAKKVFRTIPDDLFEKTKVLAANQGLYNGFLAAGLIWSLFISDENWSKNVALFFLSCVAIAGIYGAYSASKKIFYVQALPAIITILTLIL, from the coding sequence ATGTATGTAATTAGTAAAATACTTATTGCCATTATAGCGCTATTTCATCTGTATTTTTTATGGTTAGAAATGTTTGCATGGACGACAAAAGCAAAAAAAGTATTTAGAACTATTCCCGATGATTTATTCGAAAAAACAAAAGTTTTAGCAGCTAATCAAGGTTTATATAACGGTTTTTTAGCGGCTGGATTAATTTGGTCACTATTTATTTCAGATGAAAATTGGAGCAAAAATGTTGCTTTATTCTTTTTAAGTTGTGTAGCAATAGCTGGAATTTATGGCGCATATTCCGCTTCTAAAAAAATATTTTATGTACAAGCGCTACCCGCAATTATTACAATTTTAACACTTATACTTTAA
- a CDS encoding TMEM175 family protein — MNKNRLEAFSDGVLAIIITIMVLEFKVPEDTTFEAVVKLSHKFLSYILSFIYVGIYWNNHHHLIHSLKNVNGKILWANLHLLFWLSLIPFTTAWIGEHHFAPFPMMLYGIVLLMNAFAYFILQRLILNDHGKDSSLSKAIGKDYKGKLSVVLYLIAVLITKYSVEISGAIYILVALIWLIPDKRIERTFNENK, encoded by the coding sequence ATGAATAAAAACCGCTTAGAAGCCTTTAGTGATGGTGTTTTAGCCATTATTATAACTATCATGGTTTTGGAATTTAAAGTTCCAGAAGACACCACTTTTGAAGCGGTTGTTAAATTATCACATAAGTTTTTGAGTTATATTTTAAGCTTTATTTATGTCGGAATTTACTGGAACAATCACCATCATTTAATCCATTCATTAAAAAATGTAAATGGAAAAATTTTGTGGGCAAACTTACATTTATTGTTTTGGTTATCATTAATTCCTTTTACAACGGCTTGGATTGGTGAACATCATTTTGCTCCATTTCCTATGATGCTTTATGGGATTGTCTTATTAATGAACGCTTTTGCCTACTTTATTCTGCAGCGTTTAATTTTAAATGACCATGGAAAAGATTCGTCACTTTCAAAAGCTATTGGTAAAGATTATAAAGGAAAATTGTCGGTAGTTTTGTATTTAATTGCTGTATTAATAACCAAATATTCTGTAGAAATATCTGGCGCTATTTATATTTTAGTAGCTTTAATTTGGCTTATTCCCGACAAAAGAATTGAACGTACCTTTAACGAAAATAAATAA
- a CDS encoding GldL-related protein, which yields MKKQYIIPLILFLLGMVVTIIGALFKLQHWPGASIMLTIGMLTEAIAIIILIVILLKNTK from the coding sequence ATGAAAAAACAATATATAATTCCATTAATTTTATTCCTTTTAGGAATGGTGGTAACTATTATTGGCGCTTTATTTAAACTACAACATTGGCCTGGAGCAAGTATTATGCTAACAATAGGAATGCTTACCGAAGCTATTGCTATTATCATTTTAATTGTGATTTTACTTAAAAATACGAAATGA
- the rimK gene encoding 30S ribosomal protein S6--L-glutamate ligase, whose protein sequence is MLDKVIVGSEEWCSFPTLGIPTIKARVDSGAKTSALHAINIVTFEKNSESWVKFDINPIQNNAKAVIHCEAPLVDKRVVKSSSGYREQRYVIKTKLEIGTKTWDIEVTLTNRDSMGFRMLLGREAMSGRVLVDPEQKYLLGQPTTEKLKEYYYSSEEPKKGLRIGLLASNPELYSNKRIMEAGELRGHEMHFLNLKYCYMKLDANTPEIHYRGGKVLNDFDAVIPRIRPSMTYYGCALTRQFEALKVFALNNAAAITQSRDKLFSLQLLLNNGVEIPTTGFANSPLDTDDLIKMVGGSPLIVKLLEGTQGKGVVLAETKKAAESVINAFKSLNANILVQEFIKEANGKDLRLFVVDGKVVAAMQREALPGEFRANIHLGGTASVVKVTAEEKKIAIKAAKAMNLKVAGVDIIRSSKGPLLLEVNSSPGLEGIEGATQKDIAGEMIKAIEKNFKWK, encoded by the coding sequence ATGTTAGACAAAGTCATTGTTGGTAGCGAAGAATGGTGTTCCTTCCCTACTTTAGGAATTCCAACCATTAAAGCAAGAGTAGATTCTGGCGCTAAAACCTCTGCATTACATGCTATTAATATTGTAACATTTGAAAAAAATAGCGAAAGTTGGGTAAAATTTGATATCAATCCCATCCAAAATAATGCAAAAGCAGTAATTCATTGTGAAGCACCATTAGTTGATAAAAGAGTAGTAAAAAGCTCGAGTGGATATAGAGAACAACGTTATGTAATCAAAACCAAATTAGAAATTGGTACCAAAACTTGGGATATTGAAGTTACTCTAACCAATAGAGATTCAATGGGTTTCCGAATGCTTTTAGGTCGGGAAGCTATGTCGGGAAGAGTTTTAGTGGACCCAGAGCAAAAATATTTATTAGGTCAACCTACAACCGAAAAACTTAAAGAATATTATTATTCTTCAGAAGAACCAAAAAAAGGACTTCGAATTGGACTATTAGCAAGCAATCCTGAGCTTTATAGCAACAAACGAATCATGGAAGCAGGAGAATTAAGAGGACACGAAATGCATTTCTTAAATCTGAAATATTGCTACATGAAATTAGATGCAAATACACCCGAAATACATTATCGTGGTGGAAAAGTGCTGAATGATTTTGATGCAGTAATTCCTAGAATACGTCCTAGTATGACCTATTATGGTTGTGCTTTAACACGTCAATTTGAAGCACTAAAAGTTTTTGCACTTAATAATGCAGCTGCTATAACACAATCAAGAGATAAATTATTTTCGTTACAATTACTTTTAAATAATGGCGTTGAAATTCCTACTACTGGATTTGCAAATTCGCCTTTAGATACAGACGATTTAATTAAGATGGTAGGTGGTTCACCTTTAATTGTAAAATTATTAGAAGGGACACAAGGAAAAGGTGTCGTTTTGGCAGAAACAAAAAAAGCAGCAGAATCAGTTATTAACGCATTCAAGAGTTTAAATGCCAACATTTTAGTACAAGAATTTATCAAAGAAGCCAACGGAAAAGATTTGCGTTTGTTTGTTGTCGATGGAAAAGTAGTTGCCGCAATGCAACGCGAAGCTTTACCAGGGGAATTTAGAGCAAACATTCATTTAGGTGGAACGGCTTCAGTAGTAAAAGTGACTGCCGAAGAAAAGAAAATTGCTATAAAAGCAGCAAAAGCCATGAATTTAAAAGTGGCTGGTGTAGATATTATTCGTTCATCAAAAGGACCATTACTGTTAGAAGTAAATTCTTCTCCAGGCTTAGAAGGAATCGAAGGCGCAACACAAAAAGATATTGCCGGAGAAATGATTAAAGCGATTGAGAAGAATTTTAAATGGAAATAA
- a CDS encoding ATP-dependent Clp protease ATP-binding subunit has protein sequence MDDNFSPRVKDVISFSKEEALRLGHDFIGTEHLMLGILRDGNGKAINILNNLAVDLSHLRKKVEILSPANPNGIQNIEKKNLHLTRQAERALKTTFLEAKLFNNSEISTAHLLLCILRNENDPTTKLMNKVKIDYETVKEQYTAMMTNEDDYLENLPKAESFNDDSGQDDSLKDSGFNNPPSGSKTNKKSKTPVLDNFGRDLTEMAEEGKLDPVVGREKEIERVSQILSRRKKNNPLLIGEPGVGKSAIAEGLALRIIKKKVSRNLFNKRVVTLDLASLVAGTKYRGQFEERMKAVMNELEKNDDIILFIDEIHTIVGAGGATGSLDASNMFKPALARGEIQCVGATTLDEYRQYIEKDGALERRFQKVIVEPTTVEETITILNNIKPKYEDHHNVLYTPEAIEACVKLTNRYMTDRFLPDKAIDALDEAGSRVHIINIDVPKQILELERQLEEVRELKNTVVKKQKYEEAAKLRDDEKRIEKDLAIAQEQWEEDSKNNKVTVTEDNVADVVSMMTGIPVNRIAQTESNKLAHLPELIKGKVIGQDEAVLKIAKSIQRNRAGLKDPNKPIGSFIFLGQTGVGKTQLAKVIAKELFDSEDALVRIDMSEYMEKFAISRLVGAPPGYVGYEEGGQLTEKVRRKPYCVVLLDEIEKAHPDVFNMMLQVLDDGHLTDSLGRKIDFRNTIIIMTSNVGARQLKDFGQGVGFGTASKTAQAEDNSKGIIENALKKAFAPEFLNRIDDVIVFNALEKHDIDKIIDIELDKLYLRVKELGYTLKLSEEAKDYIAEKGFDKQFGARPLKRAIQKYVEDALAEEIITSKIHDGDQIFMDLDADNQELTIEIKKLEEPST, from the coding sequence ATGGACGATAATTTTTCACCAAGAGTTAAAGATGTAATTTCCTTTAGTAAAGAAGAAGCTTTACGTTTAGGTCACGATTTCATTGGCACCGAGCATCTAATGCTGGGGATTCTTCGCGATGGGAATGGTAAAGCAATAAATATTTTAAATAATTTGGCCGTAGATTTATCTCATTTGAGAAAAAAAGTAGAAATCTTAAGTCCCGCCAATCCTAACGGAATTCAAAATATTGAAAAGAAAAACTTACATCTAACTAGACAAGCTGAACGCGCTCTAAAAACTACATTTTTAGAAGCTAAATTATTCAATAATTCCGAAATTAGTACCGCTCATTTATTATTATGTATCTTACGTAATGAAAATGACCCTACAACCAAATTAATGAATAAAGTTAAAATTGATTATGAAACCGTTAAAGAACAATATACAGCCATGATGACAAACGAAGACGATTACTTAGAAAATTTGCCAAAAGCTGAATCTTTTAATGACGATTCAGGACAAGATGACAGCCTAAAAGATAGCGGTTTTAACAATCCCCCTTCTGGAAGTAAAACGAATAAAAAATCTAAAACGCCTGTTTTGGATAATTTTGGTCGTGATTTAACCGAAATGGCAGAAGAAGGAAAATTAGACCCAGTTGTTGGTCGTGAAAAAGAGATTGAGCGTGTTTCTCAAATTTTAAGCCGAAGAAAGAAAAACAATCCACTTTTAATTGGTGAACCAGGTGTTGGTAAATCCGCAATTGCTGAAGGCTTAGCATTGCGAATCATTAAGAAAAAAGTATCTCGAAATTTATTCAATAAACGTGTGGTTACACTTGATTTAGCAAGTTTAGTAGCTGGTACAAAATACCGTGGACAATTCGAAGAGCGAATGAAAGCCGTAATGAATGAATTAGAAAAAAATGATGACATTATCCTTTTCATAGACGAAATTCATACCATTGTTGGCGCTGGTGGTGCTACAGGCTCACTAGATGCATCAAACATGTTTAAACCAGCATTGGCACGTGGAGAAATTCAATGTGTAGGCGCAACAACATTAGATGAATACCGTCAATATATCGAAAAAGATGGTGCTCTTGAAAGACGTTTTCAAAAAGTAATTGTAGAACCAACCACAGTTGAGGAAACGATTACCATTTTAAACAACATCAAACCTAAATATGAAGATCATCACAATGTTTTGTACACACCTGAAGCAATTGAAGCATGTGTAAAATTGACAAATCGTTATATGACCGATCGTTTTCTTCCGGACAAAGCTATTGATGCTTTAGACGAAGCGGGTTCTCGTGTTCACATTATTAATATAGATGTTCCAAAACAAATTTTAGAATTAGAGCGTCAATTAGAAGAAGTGCGCGAACTTAAAAATACTGTCGTTAAAAAACAGAAATATGAAGAAGCAGCTAAACTTCGTGATGATGAAAAACGCATCGAAAAGGATTTAGCCATTGCACAAGAACAATGGGAAGAAGATTCTAAAAACAATAAAGTTACTGTTACCGAAGATAATGTTGCCGATGTAGTTTCTATGATGACAGGAATTCCTGTAAATCGTATTGCACAAACTGAAAGTAATAAATTAGCTCACTTACCCGAACTAATTAAAGGTAAGGTGATTGGGCAAGATGAAGCGGTATTAAAAATCGCAAAATCAATTCAAAGAAATCGTGCGGGTTTAAAAGACCCAAATAAACCAATTGGCTCATTTATTTTCTTAGGTCAAACAGGTGTTGGAAAAACACAATTAGCAAAAGTAATTGCAAAAGAATTGTTTGATTCTGAAGATGCTTTGGTTCGAATTGACATGAGTGAATACATGGAAAAATTTGCTATTTCTCGTTTAGTTGGAGCGCCTCCAGGATACGTTGGATACGAAGAAGGTGGACAATTAACTGAAAAAGTAAGAAGAAAACCATACTGTGTTGTACTTTTAGATGAAATTGAAAAAGCACACCCTGATGTATTTAATATGATGCTTCAAGTATTAGATGACGGACATTTGACTGATAGTTTAGGTCGTAAAATTGATTTTAGAAATACAATCATTATCATGACATCAAACGTTGGAGCACGTCAATTAAAAGATTTTGGCCAAGGCGTTGGTTTTGGAACAGCTTCTAAAACAGCTCAAGCAGAAGACAATTCTAAAGGAATTATCGAAAATGCTCTAAAGAAAGCCTTTGCACCTGAATTTTTAAACAGAATTGACGACGTAATAGTCTTCAATGCTTTAGAAAAACACGATATTGATAAAATTATCGATATTGAATTAGATAAATTATATTTAAGAGTAAAAGAATTAGGATATACCCTAAAACTTTCTGAAGAAGCTAAAGATTATATTGCCGAAAAAGGTTTTGACAAGCAATTTGGAGCGCGACCATTAAAAAGAGCGATTCAAAAATATGTTGAAGATGCCTTAGCTGAAGAAATTATTACTTCTAAAATTCATGATGGAGATCAAATTTTCATGGACTTAGATGCAGATAATCAGGAACTAACAATAGAGATTAAAAAATTAGAAGAACCAAGCACATAG
- the gyrA gene encoding DNA gyrase subunit A, translated as MSEGEKLIPINIEEEMKSAYIDYSMSVIVSRALPDVRDGLKPVHRRVLYGMYELGVLSNRAHKKSARIVGEVLGKYHPHGDTSVYDAMVRMAQEWSLRYLMVDGQGNFGSVDGDSPAAMRYTEARMKKISEEMLADIDKETVDFQLNFDDTLHEPTVMPTKVPTLLINGASGIAVGMATNMAPHNLTEVIDGTLAYIDNNDIEIDELINYIKAPDFPTGGIIYGYEGVREAFKTGRGRIVMRAKVGFEEVNGREAIIVTEIPYQVNKANMIKHTADLVNDRKIEGISNIRDESDRNGMRVVYELKRDAVPNVVLNTLYKYTQLQSSFSVNNIALVKGRPQMLNLKDLIYHFVEHRHDVVVRRAQFDLRKAEERAHILEGLIIASDNIDEVIKIIRGSKDGDEARSKLIERFKLSEIQARAIVEMRLRQLTGLEQDKLRAEYEEIMKLITYLKELLASKEMRMQVIKDELGEIREKYGDERRSKIEYSGGDVSIEDLIADESVVITISHAGYIKRTSLSEYKTQNRGGVGQKSAGTRDQDFLEHLFVATNHQYLMYFTQKGKCYWMRVYEIPEGTKASKGRAIQNLINIESDDKVKAFICTQDLKDQDYIKSHNLIMVTKQGQVKKTSLEKYSKPRVNGVAAITIKEGDELLGAKLTNGSSQVLIAGKSGKMVRFEEEKTRPMGRTASGVRGITLADDKDEVIGIVTVNKEDVNETQILVVTENGYGKRTKLVEEDGVDVYRITNRGGKGVKTLNITEKTGALIAINNVTDDDDLMIINKSGLTIRMMVSDLRVMGRATQGVKLINIKGSDSIAAVTKVLREDEEIVLDENEEISDAETGTDVDSSEEETQE; from the coding sequence ATGTCAGAAGGAGAAAAGTTAATTCCTATTAACATAGAGGAAGAAATGAAATCAGCTTACATCGATTATTCGATGTCTGTTATTGTGTCGCGTGCACTTCCTGATGTTAGAGATGGTTTAAAACCTGTACACCGTAGAGTTTTATACGGAATGTATGAATTAGGAGTTCTTTCGAACAGAGCCCACAAAAAGTCGGCAAGGATTGTTGGAGAAGTTTTAGGTAAATATCACCCACATGGTGATACTTCAGTATATGATGCAATGGTACGTATGGCTCAAGAATGGAGTTTACGTTACTTAATGGTAGATGGTCAAGGTAACTTTGGTTCGGTAGATGGTGATAGTCCAGCAGCAATGCGTTACACCGAAGCGAGAATGAAAAAGATTTCGGAAGAAATGTTGGCCGATATCGATAAGGAAACTGTTGATTTTCAATTAAACTTTGATGATACTTTGCATGAACCAACAGTAATGCCAACAAAAGTTCCAACGTTATTAATAAACGGAGCTTCGGGAATTGCTGTAGGTATGGCTACAAATATGGCACCTCATAACTTAACAGAGGTTATTGATGGAACATTAGCATATATTGACAACAACGATATTGAAATTGATGAATTAATCAATTATATTAAAGCTCCAGATTTTCCTACTGGAGGAATTATTTATGGTTACGAAGGAGTTAGAGAAGCTTTCAAAACAGGTAGAGGGCGTATTGTAATGCGTGCAAAAGTTGGTTTTGAAGAAGTGAATGGTAGAGAAGCTATCATTGTTACTGAAATTCCTTACCAAGTGAATAAGGCAAATATGATTAAACATACTGCCGACTTAGTTAATGACAGAAAAATTGAAGGCATATCAAACATTCGTGATGAATCGGATAGAAATGGTATGCGTGTGGTTTATGAATTAAAACGTGATGCGGTTCCAAACGTAGTTTTAAATACACTTTATAAGTATACGCAATTGCAATCTTCATTCAGTGTAAATAATATTGCATTGGTAAAAGGGCGTCCTCAAATGTTAAATCTTAAAGATTTGATTTACCATTTTGTAGAACACCGTCATGATGTTGTAGTTCGTAGAGCACAATTTGACTTAAGAAAAGCAGAAGAAAGAGCACATATTTTAGAAGGTTTAATTATTGCATCAGATAATATTGATGAAGTAATCAAAATTATTAGAGGTTCTAAAGATGGAGACGAAGCAAGATCTAAATTAATTGAGCGTTTCAAATTATCAGAAATTCAAGCGCGTGCTATTGTTGAAATGCGTTTGAGACAATTAACAGGTCTTGAACAAGATAAATTGCGTGCTGAGTACGAAGAAATCATGAAATTGATTACGTATTTAAAAGAATTACTTGCAAGTAAAGAAATGAGAATGCAAGTGATTAAAGACGAATTAGGTGAAATTAGAGAAAAATACGGTGATGAGCGTCGTTCAAAAATTGAATATTCGGGTGGCGATGTAAGTATCGAAGATTTGATTGCAGATGAAAGTGTTGTAATTACTATTTCACATGCAGGCTACATAAAACGTACTTCATTATCAGAATACAAAACACAAAATAGAGGAGGAGTTGGTCAAAAATCTGCAGGTACAAGAGATCAGGATTTCTTAGAGCATTTATTTGTAGCAACTAATCATCAATATTTAATGTATTTCACGCAAAAAGGTAAGTGTTACTGGATGCGCGTTTACGAAATTCCAGAAGGAACTAAAGCAAGTAAAGGTCGTGCTATCCAAAACTTAATCAATATCGAAAGTGATGATAAAGTAAAAGCATTTATTTGTACACAAGACTTAAAAGACCAAGACTACATTAAGAGCCACAATTTAATTATGGTAACTAAACAAGGTCAGGTTAAGAAAACATCTTTAGAAAAATATTCTAAACCTCGTGTAAATGGTGTAGCTGCAATTACAATTAAAGAAGGTGACGAGTTATTAGGAGCAAAATTAACCAACGGTTCAAGTCAAGTTTTAATTGCCGGAAAATCAGGTAAAATGGTTCGTTTTGAAGAAGAAAAAACGCGTCCAATGGGTAGAACTGCCTCTGGAGTTAGAGGAATTACTTTAGCCGACGATAAAGATGAAGTAATTGGCATTGTAACGGTTAACAAAGAAGATGTAAATGAAACGCAAATTTTAGTTGTTACAGAAAATGGTTACGGAAAACGTACCAAATTGGTTGAAGAAGACGGAGTAGATGTATACCGAATTACAAATCGTGGTGGAAAAGGTGTGAAAACATTAAACATTACAGAAAAAACAGGAGCTTTAATTGCAATCAATAATGTAACTGATGATGATGATTTAATGATTATTAACAAATCGGGCTTAACCATTAGAATGATGGTTTCTGATTTGAGAGTAATGGGAAGAGCAACACAAGGTGTTAAATTGATAAACATTAAAGGAAGTGACTCTATTGCAGCTGTAACAAAGGTGCTTCGTGAAGATGAAGAAATTGTTTTAGATGAAAATGAAGAAATTTCTGATGCTGAAACTGGCACAGATGTTGATTCGTCTGAAGAAGAAACTCAAGAATAA
- a CDS encoding HD domain-containing protein, translated as MSQTNKLKIINDPIYGFITIPNTLIYDLIQHPYFQRLRRISQMGMSYLVYPGAHHTRFHHALGCMHIMQKVVQTLKFKGVSISDEEENALYVAILLHDIGHGPYSHAMEHSIVEEVHHEELSLLFMEQLNKEFDGQLALAIQVFKGEYHRKFMLQLISSQLDMDRMDYLKRDSFYSGVAEGNINSERLIQMMNVENDVLVIEEKGIYSVEKFLVARRLMYWQAYLHKTSVVAELILTKILKRAKELTQKGTVLPCSESLQFFMQNKISLANFDKNIVDRFSYLDDYDVMGAIKSWQFNDDFVLQNLCRMILNRDLLKIQITEDKPNKEKLLDYKNKFIEKVNISDKEAGYFVFKGKLKNQAYSKSSEPIYVLKKDKSIEDVVEASDQMYLKALSKEVTKYYICFPKVVVES; from the coding sequence GTGAGCCAAACTAATAAACTCAAAATAATTAACGACCCCATTTATGGTTTTATCACCATTCCAAATACTTTAATATACGATTTAATACAGCATCCTTATTTCCAGCGCTTAAGACGTATTTCTCAAATGGGGATGTCATACTTAGTCTATCCAGGTGCGCATCATACTCGTTTTCATCATGCATTGGGATGTATGCATATTATGCAAAAAGTTGTTCAAACACTCAAGTTTAAAGGGGTTTCTATTTCAGATGAAGAAGAGAATGCATTGTATGTTGCCATTCTCTTGCACGATATTGGTCATGGCCCTTACAGTCATGCTATGGAGCACAGTATTGTTGAAGAAGTGCATCACGAAGAGCTGTCTTTGCTTTTTATGGAACAATTGAATAAAGAGTTTGACGGACAATTAGCATTAGCAATTCAAGTATTCAAGGGTGAATATCATCGAAAATTTATGTTACAGTTGATTTCTAGTCAACTAGACATGGATAGAATGGATTATTTAAAACGCGATAGTTTTTACAGCGGAGTGGCCGAAGGAAACATCAATAGTGAACGATTAATTCAAATGATGAATGTTGAAAATGATGTTTTGGTTATTGAAGAAAAAGGAATTTATTCGGTTGAAAAATTCTTAGTTGCACGAAGATTGATGTATTGGCAGGCATATTTACACAAAACAAGTGTTGTAGCTGAATTAATTCTTACAAAAATTTTAAAAAGAGCAAAAGAATTAACTCAAAAAGGAACGGTTTTGCCTTGTAGTGAATCGCTTCAATTTTTTATGCAAAACAAAATTTCATTGGCAAATTTTGATAAAAATATAGTAGACAGATTTTCTTATTTAGACGATTATGATGTAATGGGAGCTATTAAATCATGGCAATTTAACGACGATTTTGTGTTGCAAAATTTATGCCGAATGATTTTAAATCGTGATTTACTAAAGATTCAAATAACTGAAGATAAACCTAACAAAGAGAAGTTGTTAGATTATAAAAATAAATTTATTGAAAAAGTAAATATTTCAGATAAAGAAGCAGGTTATTTTGTATTCAAAGGAAAGTTGAAAAATCAAGCTTATAGTAAATCAAGTGAACCAATTTATGTGCTTAAAAAAGACAAAAGTATCGAAGATGTAGTTGAAGCTTCAGACCAAATGTATCTAAAAGCATTATCTAAAGAAGTAACTAAATATTACATTTGTTTTCCAAAAGTAGTAGTAGAGTCTTAA
- the lpxD gene encoding UDP-3-O-(3-hydroxymyristoyl)glucosamine N-acyltransferase, translating into MKFTAAQIAGILEGEVVGNPNAEVHKLSKIEEGTEGSLTFLANPKYINFIYSTQATVTIVNNTFEPEQNITTTLIKVEDAYKSFSKLLEYYNQVKLMKSGIEQPSVISEGVTYGTDLYLGSFCYIGKNVIIGNNVKIYPNSFIGDNVTIGDNCVFFAGVRIYSETEIGNNCTIHSGTIVGSDGFGFAPLEDGTYSKVPQIGNVIIEDNVEIGACTTVDRATLGSTIIRKGVKLDNHIQVAHNVEIGENTVIAAQTGIAGTTKIGKNCLIGGQVGFAGHLVIGDNVKIQAQSGIGKNLSDGEVVQGSPAFNYGDFAKSFVHFRNLPKIVSDLEELKKQQ; encoded by the coding sequence ATGAAGTTTACAGCAGCGCAAATAGCAGGTATTTTAGAAGGAGAAGTAGTAGGAAACCCTAATGCTGAAGTCCATAAATTATCTAAAATAGAAGAAGGAACAGAAGGTTCTCTCACATTTTTGGCCAATCCAAAATATATCAACTTCATTTATTCCACGCAAGCAACAGTTACAATAGTAAACAATACGTTTGAACCAGAACAAAATATTACAACAACACTAATTAAGGTTGAGGATGCTTATAAATCATTTTCAAAATTATTAGAATATTACAATCAAGTAAAACTAATGAAATCGGGTATTGAGCAACCATCTGTAATTTCAGAAGGAGTAACCTATGGTACCGATTTGTATTTAGGCAGTTTTTGCTACATTGGAAAAAACGTAATTATTGGAAATAATGTCAAAATTTATCCCAATAGTTTTATTGGCGATAATGTAACTATTGGTGACAATTGTGTTTTCTTTGCAGGTGTTAGAATTTATTCAGAAACAGAAATCGGAAATAATTGCACCATTCATTCGGGAACCATTGTAGGTTCTGATGGTTTTGGTTTTGCTCCTTTAGAGGATGGTACCTATTCAAAAGTACCCCAAATCGGTAATGTAATCATTGAAGACAATGTCGAAATTGGTGCTTGTACAACAGTTGATAGAGCAACATTAGGTTCAACCATTATTAGAAAAGGAGTAAAACTTGATAATCACATTCAAGTGGCACACAATGTTGAAATTGGTGAAAACACAGTAATTGCAGCTCAAACAGGAATTGCAGGAACTACCAAAATTGGAAAAAACTGTCTAATTGGAGGTCAAGTAGGTTTTGCAGGGCATTTAGTGATAGGTGATAATGTAAAAATTCAAGCACAATCAGGCATTGGTAAAAATTTAAGTGACGGAGAAGTTGTTCAAGGAAGTCCAGCTTTCAATTACGGTGATTTTGCGAAGTCTTTCGTACATTTTAGAAATTTACCAAAAATTGTATCCGATTTAGAAGAATTAAAAAAACAACAATAA